In Amycolatopsis coloradensis, one genomic interval encodes:
- a CDS encoding (2,3-dihydroxybenzoyl)adenylate synthase: protein MTSDHVPWPPETAARYRASGYWRGQTFGILLTSLAEAYAERLAVIGENARWTFAELDERAHRLAAGFAGAGIQPGDRVVVQLPNVPEFASVVFGLWRAGALPVFALPAHRASELRHFAGQSEAAAILTVGEHERFDHAAMAHAVAAEIASVRNVFVVGTEEFAVLEAATPRALPDPDPAGVAFLQLSGGSTGLPKLIPRTHDDYLYSVRESARICGLRPESVYLAALPVAHNFPLSSPGLLGALHAGAATVFAPRPDADTAFRLIEAEGVTITGLVPPLAAAWAQAAARTTRDLSSLDVLLVGGAKCARELAEKIGPALGCRLQQVFGMAEGLVCYTRLDDPDEYVLATQGRPISPDDEIRVVNPEDPLSTSDDVVAPGEIGALLTRGPYTIRGYYRAAEHNKTAFTEDGFYRTGDLVRRHPSGHLEVVGRAKEQINRGGEKVAAEEVENHLMAHPGVLDAAVVAVPDPYLGERTCAYVVPAAGAEPVAAELRRFVRERGVAAFKVPDLVQIVPEFPVTGVGKTSKRELRAALAALAKEK from the coding sequence ATGACCTCCGACCACGTGCCCTGGCCGCCCGAAACCGCCGCGCGCTACCGGGCTTCGGGATACTGGCGCGGCCAGACCTTCGGCATACTGCTGACCAGCCTGGCCGAGGCCTACGCCGAGCGTCTCGCCGTGATCGGCGAGAACGCCCGCTGGACCTTCGCCGAGCTCGACGAGCGGGCGCACCGGCTCGCGGCCGGATTCGCCGGGGCCGGAATCCAGCCGGGCGACCGGGTCGTCGTGCAACTGCCGAACGTGCCCGAGTTCGCGTCCGTCGTGTTCGGACTGTGGCGGGCCGGTGCGCTGCCGGTGTTCGCGCTGCCCGCGCATCGCGCGAGCGAACTGCGGCATTTCGCCGGACAGAGCGAGGCGGCGGCGATCCTGACCGTCGGCGAGCACGAACGGTTCGACCACGCGGCCATGGCGCACGCGGTCGCCGCCGAAATCGCTTCGGTGCGGAACGTCTTCGTCGTCGGCACGGAGGAGTTCGCCGTGCTCGAAGCGGCGACCCCGCGCGCCCTGCCGGATCCGGATCCCGCCGGGGTCGCGTTCCTCCAGCTGTCCGGCGGCAGCACCGGCCTGCCCAAACTGATCCCGCGCACGCACGACGACTACCTCTACAGCGTCCGGGAGAGCGCCAGGATCTGTGGCCTGCGCCCGGAAAGCGTGTACCTGGCCGCGTTGCCGGTCGCGCACAACTTCCCGCTCAGCTCGCCCGGTCTTCTCGGGGCGCTGCACGCGGGCGCGGCCACGGTGTTCGCGCCGCGTCCCGACGCCGACACCGCGTTCCGGCTGATCGAAGCCGAGGGCGTGACGATCACCGGGCTCGTGCCGCCGCTGGCCGCCGCGTGGGCACAGGCGGCGGCGCGGACCACCCGTGATCTGTCCTCTTTGGACGTACTGCTGGTCGGCGGCGCGAAGTGCGCGCGTGAACTGGCCGAGAAGATCGGTCCCGCGCTGGGCTGCCGTCTGCAGCAGGTGTTCGGCATGGCCGAGGGACTGGTCTGCTACACCCGTCTCGACGACCCGGACGAGTACGTCCTCGCCACGCAAGGACGGCCGATCTCGCCGGACGACGAGATCCGCGTCGTGAACCCGGAGGACCCACTGTCCACTTCGGACGATGTCGTCGCGCCGGGCGAGATCGGCGCGTTGCTGACGCGCGGTCCGTACACGATCCGCGGCTACTACCGCGCCGCCGAGCACAACAAGACCGCGTTCACCGAGGACGGCTTCTACCGCACCGGGGATCTCGTGCGGCGGCACCCGTCGGGACACCTCGAAGTCGTCGGCAGGGCCAAGGAACAGATCAACCGCGGCGGCGAGAAGGTGGCCGCGGAAGAGGTCGAGAACCACCTGATGGCCCACCCCGGCGTGCTCGACGCCGCCGTCGTCGCGGTGCCGGACCCGTACCTGGGCGAGCGCACCTGCGCCTACGTCGTCCCCGCTGCCGGTGCCGAGCCCGTCGCGGCGGAACTGCGCCGGTTCGTGCGTGAACGCGGAGTGGCGGCGTTCAAGGTGCCCGATCTGGTCCAGATCGTGCCGGAGTTCCCGGTCACCGGCGTCGGCAAGACCAGCAAACGCGAGCTGCGGGCGGCACTGGCCGCCCTGGCGAAGGAGAAGTGA
- a CDS encoding ABC transporter substrate-binding protein, producing MRTTRTRRLAGAIALALTVATAATACGSGEDGKAADGGQTRVFAADNGQITIPVSPKRVIATGYAVPALLEAGAPLVGVSSWKRGIPLFNEQERKKYDELAKVAGESASETNYEAIAQADPDLIVIGVPKPVLADIDIKRLEAIAPVVAIGPSVPSMWRELSRKQADAAGAAAGFDALKTAYDTKAKGLAEKYKAVLPQLKLGHVGAYGEVAKGNFQREFNGSWGTNVAQDIGATYYGQVKVKGGGSKDVSEYPSIEELSTAFAEADAITYSVSADGSVPAPVKYVLDSPLWRELPAVKAGKVYPFRFTEAATYRAATSTLDAVGQAFAPLLEQ from the coding sequence ATGCGCACCACCAGAACCCGACGCCTTGCCGGAGCGATCGCGCTCGCGCTGACGGTCGCGACCGCGGCCACCGCCTGCGGTTCCGGCGAAGACGGCAAGGCCGCCGACGGCGGTCAGACCCGGGTGTTCGCCGCCGACAACGGCCAGATCACCATCCCGGTCTCGCCGAAGCGGGTCATCGCCACCGGCTACGCCGTGCCGGCCCTGCTTGAAGCGGGCGCGCCGCTGGTCGGGGTGTCCAGCTGGAAGCGCGGCATCCCGCTGTTCAACGAGCAGGAGCGCAAGAAGTACGACGAGCTGGCGAAGGTCGCGGGCGAGTCGGCGTCGGAGACGAACTACGAGGCGATCGCGCAGGCGGATCCGGACCTCATCGTCATCGGTGTGCCGAAGCCGGTGCTCGCCGACATCGACATCAAGCGGCTCGAAGCGATCGCGCCGGTCGTGGCGATCGGCCCGTCGGTGCCGTCGATGTGGCGCGAGCTGTCGCGCAAGCAGGCCGACGCCGCCGGCGCGGCCGCCGGGTTCGACGCGCTCAAGACCGCGTACGACACCAAGGCCAAGGGGCTGGCCGAGAAGTACAAGGCCGTGCTGCCGCAGCTGAAGCTGGGGCACGTCGGAGCGTACGGCGAGGTCGCCAAGGGCAATTTCCAGCGTGAGTTCAACGGTTCCTGGGGCACCAACGTCGCGCAGGACATCGGCGCCACCTACTACGGCCAGGTCAAGGTCAAGGGCGGCGGCTCCAAGGACGTCAGCGAGTACCCGTCGATCGAAGAGCTCTCGACGGCGTTCGCCGAGGCCGACGCCATCACCTACTCGGTCAGCGCCGACGGTTCCGTGCCCGCGCCCGTCAAGTACGTCCTCGACTCGCCGCTGTGGAGGGAACTCCCCGCGGTGAAGGCGGGCAAGGTCTACCCGTTCCGCTTCACCGAGGCCGCCACCTACCGGGCCGCGACGTCCACTTTGGACGCCGTCGGCCAGGCGTTCGCGCCGCTGCTCGAGCAGTGA
- a CDS encoding iron ABC transporter permease, giving the protein MTTTGRSALLGAALLGLVVVAVLSVGIGAHAIAPGEVVRALLGDGNPSDRAVVLDIRMPRAVLAIGVGAALAVGGVLVQALSRNALAEPGVLGVTAGAGFAIAVGSSFGLAASAPAELGLAVLGAVGASALVYAVGSKSPLRLVLAGTALSAVLLGLTLGLRLLFPDTFDVYRFWSVGSLAGREQAPTTVPLIVIGLSLLGAFAVSRQLNAIALGETVARTLGANVARVRTITLLLITLMAGAATALAGPILFVGLIVPHLARRVAGASIPWLIAFAALLGPVLMLAADVGSRVLLPTGEVPVAIVTAFLGGPVLIWAVRKYGAAPL; this is encoded by the coding sequence GTGACCACCACCGGGCGGTCCGCGCTGCTCGGCGCCGCACTGCTCGGGCTCGTCGTGGTCGCCGTGCTGAGCGTCGGCATCGGCGCGCACGCCATCGCCCCCGGCGAGGTCGTGCGCGCCCTGCTGGGCGACGGGAATCCGAGTGACCGGGCGGTGGTACTGGACATCCGGATGCCGAGGGCGGTGCTGGCGATCGGGGTCGGCGCGGCCCTCGCCGTCGGCGGTGTGCTCGTGCAGGCCTTGTCCCGCAACGCCTTGGCCGAACCCGGCGTGCTCGGTGTGACCGCCGGGGCCGGGTTCGCCATCGCGGTGGGGTCCTCGTTCGGGCTCGCCGCTTCGGCGCCCGCCGAGCTGGGCCTGGCGGTGCTGGGCGCGGTCGGCGCTTCGGCGCTGGTGTACGCGGTGGGCAGCAAGTCGCCGCTGCGGCTGGTGCTCGCCGGGACCGCGTTGAGCGCCGTGCTGCTGGGGCTCACCCTCGGCCTGCGGCTGCTGTTCCCGGACACCTTCGACGTCTACCGGTTCTGGTCGGTGGGTTCGCTGGCAGGACGTGAGCAGGCGCCGACCACGGTACCGCTGATCGTCATCGGCCTGTCCCTGTTGGGAGCGTTCGCGGTGAGCCGTCAGCTGAACGCGATCGCGCTCGGCGAGACGGTCGCGCGCACGCTCGGCGCGAACGTCGCCAGGGTCCGGACGATCACCCTGCTGCTGATCACGCTGATGGCGGGCGCGGCGACCGCGCTGGCCGGGCCGATCCTGTTCGTCGGGCTGATCGTGCCGCATCTGGCCCGGCGGGTGGCGGGCGCGTCGATCCCGTGGCTGATCGCGTTCGCCGCGCTGCTCGGCCCGGTCCTGATGCTGGCCGCGGACGTCGGCTCCCGGGTCCTGCTGCCGACCGGTGAGGTGCCGGTCGCGATCGTGACCGCGTTCCTCGGCGGCCCGGTGCTGATCTGGGCCGTCCGCAAATACGGGGCGGCGCCACTGTGA
- a CDS encoding ATP-binding protein, with the protein MKLGGLRTRLLLAFSLLVVITAATVAGGAYVQSRTVILQQAQDATARVLVDKATALFPLGPLPPADGTLSRISGELSDRDLSSLVLYEDKSSGNEQMRALISPELRERVRSGNVAWQRVDSRGTPMLVVGTRFTVLLPGGQQRDSGIEAYIARSMAPEAKSIDELATRAWLIGGVALVFAIGLALLAARGVLRPVRELGDAARRLGKGDLRARISVRGSDELAGVARTFNETAEALERHVGELERMEADARRFVADVSHELRTPLAAMTAVADVLEQEASKLPGDAGRAAKMSIEETHNLTRLVNDLIEVSRFDAGAAALAPEEVDVAEVITASLRIRGWTGEVEGDLPSGIFAEWDPRRVDVIVANLVGNALRHGEKPVALRLSEAGEWITLEVSDRGPGLAPEVLPHVFDRFYKADSARARSGGSGLGLAIAWENARLHGGTLSAANGVDGGAVFTLRLPRLGVTA; encoded by the coding sequence GTGAAGCTCGGTGGCCTGCGCACCCGGCTGCTCCTGGCGTTCAGTCTGCTGGTCGTGATCACCGCCGCGACGGTCGCCGGCGGCGCCTACGTCCAGTCCCGCACCGTGATCCTCCAGCAGGCGCAGGACGCCACCGCCCGCGTCCTGGTCGACAAGGCCACCGCGCTGTTCCCGCTCGGCCCGCTGCCGCCGGCCGACGGGACGCTGAGCCGGATCAGCGGCGAGCTGTCCGACCGTGATCTGAGCTCACTGGTCCTGTACGAGGACAAGTCGAGCGGGAACGAGCAGATGCGGGCGCTGATCTCACCCGAGCTTCGCGAGCGAGTCCGGTCGGGAAATGTCGCCTGGCAACGAGTCGACTCCCGCGGCACGCCGATGCTGGTGGTGGGCACCAGGTTCACGGTTCTGCTTCCCGGTGGGCAGCAACGGGATTCGGGCATCGAGGCCTACATCGCGCGCAGCATGGCGCCGGAGGCGAAGAGCATCGACGAACTCGCCACCCGGGCCTGGCTGATCGGCGGGGTGGCGCTCGTCTTCGCGATCGGGCTGGCGTTGCTGGCCGCCCGCGGAGTCCTGCGGCCGGTGCGGGAACTGGGCGACGCGGCGCGGCGGCTGGGGAAGGGCGACCTGCGCGCGCGGATCAGCGTCCGCGGCTCGGACGAACTGGCCGGGGTGGCGCGCACGTTCAACGAGACGGCCGAAGCGCTGGAGCGGCACGTCGGCGAGCTGGAACGGATGGAAGCCGACGCGAGGCGGTTCGTCGCCGACGTCTCCCACGAGCTGCGCACCCCGCTCGCCGCGATGACCGCGGTCGCGGACGTATTGGAGCAGGAGGCGTCGAAGCTGCCGGGGGACGCCGGGCGCGCGGCGAAGATGAGCATCGAGGAGACGCACAACCTGACGCGGCTGGTGAACGACCTCATCGAGGTCTCCCGCTTCGACGCCGGGGCGGCCGCGCTGGCACCGGAAGAAGTCGACGTCGCCGAGGTCATCACGGCGAGCTTGCGTATCCGGGGCTGGACGGGCGAGGTGGAGGGAGACCTGCCCTCTGGGATCTTCGCCGAGTGGGATCCCAGGCGGGTGGACGTCATCGTGGCCAACCTGGTCGGGAACGCGTTGCGGCACGGGGAAAAGCCGGTCGCGCTCCGACTGTCCGAAGCGGGGGAGTGGATCACGCTGGAGGTCTCGGATCGCGGTCCCGGGCTGGCGCCCGAGGTGCTCCCGCACGTGTTCGACCGGTTCTACAAGGCGGATTCGGCCAGGGCGAGGTCCGGTGGCAGCGGGCTCGGACTGGCGATCGCCTGGGAGAACGCCCGGCTGCACGGCGGCACCTTGAGCGCGGCCAACGGCGTCGACGGCGGCGCGGTGTTCACCCTGCGCCTGCCCCGGCTGGGAGTGACGGCATGA
- a CDS encoding isochorismatase family protein, with protein MRVSLPKIQPYALPTEAELPAGRVGWKPDPARAALLVHDAQRYFLAPYEGSPVPEMVANIAALADAARAAGVPVFYTAQPGHQAAEDRGLLTEFWGDGIGAVIDDDPAAADVVAELAPKPGDKVLTKWRYSAFQRSTFTEQLAEAGRDQLLITGVYAHIGCQATAVEAFMRDIQPFLVGDAVADFSRERHDQACEYVAQRCGALTTTAAALAALALIHAGAPR; from the coding sequence GTGAGAGTGTCACTGCCCAAGATTCAGCCGTATGCCCTGCCGACGGAGGCCGAGCTGCCCGCCGGCCGCGTCGGCTGGAAGCCCGACCCCGCCCGCGCCGCGTTGCTGGTGCACGACGCGCAGCGGTACTTCCTCGCGCCGTACGAAGGATCCCCGGTGCCGGAGATGGTCGCGAACATCGCCGCGCTGGCCGACGCCGCCCGCGCCGCGGGTGTCCCGGTGTTCTACACCGCGCAGCCCGGTCACCAGGCCGCCGAGGACCGCGGCCTGCTCACCGAGTTCTGGGGCGACGGGATCGGCGCGGTCATCGACGACGACCCGGCCGCGGCCGACGTGGTGGCCGAGCTCGCCCCGAAACCGGGGGACAAGGTCCTGACGAAGTGGCGCTACAGCGCGTTCCAGCGCAGCACGTTCACCGAGCAGCTCGCCGAAGCGGGCCGGGATCAGCTGCTGATCACCGGTGTCTACGCGCATATCGGCTGCCAGGCCACCGCCGTCGAGGCGTTCATGCGCGACATCCAGCCGTTCCTGGTCGGCGACGCGGTCGCGGACTTCTCCCGCGAGCGCCACGACCAGGCCTGCGAGTACGTCGCCCAGCGCTGCGGCGCACTGACCACCACGGCCGCCGCGCTCGCCGCGCTGGCCCTGATCCACGCCGGAGCACCGCGATGA
- a CDS encoding GerMN domain-containing protein, producing MRKNWLSALLIVSVVSGCGVRPSAVISGAPAPVGPANGAVLYFLSGGQPVRVLRPLAQELPPASPVDLLATGPDESERERDYTTEVPPGTVVLDQTPAPNGVTVTLSVGVAGLSARAVDQIVCTARDSLGGSAQITLRGEGSVRGPLSCPLPG from the coding sequence ATGAGGAAGAACTGGCTTTCGGCGCTCCTGATCGTTTCGGTGGTCTCGGGCTGCGGCGTCCGGCCCAGTGCCGTGATCTCCGGCGCGCCCGCGCCGGTGGGCCCCGCGAACGGCGCGGTGCTCTACTTCCTGTCCGGCGGGCAGCCGGTGCGCGTGTTACGCCCACTGGCCCAGGAACTTCCTCCGGCGAGTCCCGTCGATCTGCTCGCCACCGGGCCGGACGAGAGCGAGCGGGAACGGGACTACACCACGGAAGTCCCACCCGGCACTGTCGTTCTGGACCAGACGCCCGCGCCGAACGGGGTCACGGTGACCTTGTCGGTCGGCGTCGCCGGATTGTCGGCGAGGGCCGTCGACCAGATCGTGTGCACCGCCAGGGATTCTCTCGGCGGGAGCGCGCAGATCACGTTGCGGGGCGAAGGATCCGTCCGCGGTCCGCTGTCGTGTCCCTTGCCTGGCTAG
- a CDS encoding siderophore-interacting protein, translated as MSRADHRHRHLERIAEVRAGQHAEKVPYPIRIRQAEVVRTEMVGSGLLRVTLGGPGTAGFEAHSPDEHVKVLFPELDPEPKLPVQDGDMLRWPKPSPTSREYTVRRYDPASGELDLDVALHEGGLGSGWAEKVAPGTPVHVAGPPGGLIVPHTYDRYLLAGDLTALPAIARWLEELPRTAAGWAFIEVADAGEEIELSAPEDVEVHWLHRGDVAPGASDMLARAVMTIEVPAGERLYAWVAGEAGQIKPLRRWLKNDLGLGKDDHDVTGYWKRGVADFDDEHDH; from the coding sequence GTGAGCCGCGCCGACCATCGCCACCGGCACCTGGAACGCATCGCCGAAGTCCGCGCGGGACAGCACGCGGAGAAGGTGCCGTATCCGATCCGCATCCGGCAGGCCGAGGTGGTGCGCACCGAGATGGTCGGCTCCGGACTGCTCCGAGTCACCCTCGGCGGGCCGGGAACGGCGGGGTTCGAGGCGCATTCGCCCGACGAGCACGTGAAGGTCCTGTTCCCCGAGCTGGATCCCGAGCCGAAGCTGCCGGTCCAGGACGGCGACATGCTGCGCTGGCCCAAGCCCTCCCCGACGTCGCGCGAGTACACGGTCCGCCGGTACGACCCGGCTTCCGGGGAACTCGACCTCGACGTCGCGCTGCACGAAGGCGGACTCGGCTCCGGCTGGGCCGAGAAGGTCGCCCCCGGCACCCCGGTGCACGTCGCCGGTCCGCCCGGTGGGCTGATCGTGCCGCACACCTACGACCGCTACCTGCTCGCCGGTGACCTCACCGCGCTGCCCGCGATCGCACGCTGGCTCGAAGAACTGCCGCGCACCGCCGCGGGCTGGGCGTTCATCGAGGTCGCCGACGCGGGTGAGGAGATCGAGCTGTCCGCACCCGAGGACGTCGAAGTGCATTGGCTGCACCGAGGCGACGTCGCGCCGGGTGCCTCGGACATGCTCGCCCGCGCGGTCATGACGATCGAGGTCCCCGCCGGTGAACGGCTCTACGCCTGGGTCGCCGGTGAAGCCGGGCAGATCAAGCCGTTGCGCCGCTGGCTCAAGAACGACCTCGGGCTCGGCAAGGACGACCACGACGTGACCGGCTACTGGAAACGCGGCGTCGCGGACTTCGACGACGAGCACGACCACTGA
- a CDS encoding phosphopantetheine-binding protein, with product MSLTVEKIHADVAELLGCDPAELKPETDLTDLGLDSMRIMGLVEQWRTEGADTLEFADLAEQPTLGHWTRVLTGSTA from the coding sequence ATGAGCTTGACCGTCGAAAAGATCCACGCCGACGTCGCCGAACTCCTCGGCTGCGACCCGGCCGAGCTGAAACCGGAGACCGACCTCACCGACCTCGGCCTCGACTCGATGCGGATCATGGGCCTGGTCGAGCAGTGGCGCACCGAGGGCGCCGACACGCTCGAATTCGCCGACCTCGCCGAGCAGCCGACCCTCGGCCACTGGACGCGGGTCCTCACCGGGAGCACCGCGTGA
- a CDS encoding isochorismate synthase: MSSPAPARPRPVHQAADLLAAYLPGSFYYSSARGSLLADGVYSPVHAVPGKRARAAAEVLDAALVAGVTEPVVAGAIGFRPDAPSSLVVPAVVRRAGPPKASGPVAPFGGGTWSVSPRPAPEVYTTAVAKALDEIRDGDLRKIVLARCLDVTGGDPIAVPRLLARLVHADPAAHAFAVDVSAPGDSAPRTLIGASPELLVSRRGRVVTANPLAGSRPRVVDDAENARRVADLLASEKDRAEHAHVAAQVAEVLGRFCVDLDVPAEPEVIGTPTMWHLSTRISGRLADPGDAGSSALGLAEALHPTPAVCGVPTALARDTIAALEPEDRGYYAGLVGWTDLDGDGEWVVTIRCAEVRDRTVRLFAGAGVVAGSDPAAELAETGAKFGTMLRALGLEGVE, encoded by the coding sequence GTGTCCTCACCTGCACCGGCCCGACCAAGGCCGGTCCACCAGGCGGCCGATCTGCTGGCGGCGTACCTGCCCGGATCGTTCTACTACTCGTCCGCTCGAGGATCGCTTCTCGCCGACGGGGTGTATTCCCCGGTCCACGCGGTGCCGGGCAAACGTGCCCGTGCCGCCGCCGAAGTCCTCGACGCCGCCCTCGTGGCGGGAGTGACCGAACCCGTGGTGGCAGGGGCGATCGGATTCCGGCCCGACGCGCCGAGCAGCCTGGTGGTGCCCGCCGTGGTGCGCCGGGCAGGACCACCGAAGGCGAGTGGTCCGGTCGCCCCGTTCGGCGGCGGGACCTGGTCGGTGTCGCCGCGGCCCGCGCCGGAGGTCTACACCACTGCCGTCGCCAAGGCGCTGGACGAGATCCGTGACGGTGACCTTCGCAAGATCGTGCTGGCCCGCTGCCTCGACGTCACCGGTGGCGATCCCATCGCCGTGCCGCGGCTGCTTGCCCGGCTCGTCCACGCGGATCCGGCGGCCCACGCTTTCGCGGTGGACGTCAGCGCGCCGGGGGATTCCGCGCCGCGCACCCTGATCGGCGCGAGCCCGGAACTGCTGGTCTCCCGTCGCGGCCGGGTCGTGACGGCCAACCCGCTGGCCGGATCGCGGCCGCGGGTGGTCGACGACGCCGAAAACGCCCGCCGCGTCGCCGATCTGCTGGCGTCCGAAAAGGACCGTGCCGAACACGCCCATGTCGCCGCCCAGGTGGCCGAAGTGCTTGGCCGGTTCTGCGTCGACCTCGACGTCCCCGCCGAACCCGAGGTGATCGGCACGCCCACGATGTGGCACCTCTCGACCAGGATCAGCGGACGGCTGGCCGACCCGGGCGACGCCGGTTCGTCCGCGCTCGGGCTGGCGGAGGCGCTGCATCCGACACCAGCCGTCTGCGGTGTCCCGACCGCGCTCGCCCGCGACACGATCGCCGCGCTCGAACCCGAGGATCGTGGCTATTACGCGGGTCTCGTCGGCTGGACCGATCTGGACGGTGACGGCGAATGGGTCGTCACCATCCGCTGCGCCGAGGTCCGCGACCGCACCGTGCGGCTGTTCGCCGGCGCGGGAGTGGTGGCGGGTTCCGATCCGGCGGCCGAACTCGCCGAGACCGGCGCGAAATTCGGCACCATGCTGCGCGCGCTCGGCCTGGAGGGAGTGGAATGA
- the dhbA gene encoding 2,3-dihydro-2,3-dihydroxybenzoate dehydrogenase has translation MEGIEGKVAFVTGGARGIGAAVVDGLARAGAIVAAVDLAESALRDGVTSFVADVGDPSAVARVVEKVERELGPIGIGASVAGVLKPGSVCDTSDEDWAATFAVNSTGVFTVLREISRRMVPRRSGVLVTVGSNAAGVPRSGMAAYAASKAAATMLTRCLGLELAGSGIRCNIVSPGSTDTDMQRLLWTDENGADLVIAGKPEQYRVGIPLGRIAEPADIADAVLFLASDRARHITMQNLYVDGGATLRA, from the coding sequence GTGGAAGGGATCGAGGGCAAGGTCGCGTTCGTGACCGGAGGCGCGCGCGGGATCGGGGCGGCCGTCGTGGACGGGCTCGCCCGGGCGGGTGCGATCGTGGCGGCGGTGGACCTGGCGGAAAGCGCTCTCCGGGACGGAGTGACCTCGTTCGTCGCGGACGTCGGGGATCCCTCCGCCGTCGCGCGGGTCGTCGAGAAGGTCGAACGCGAACTCGGGCCGATCGGGATCGGCGCGTCCGTCGCGGGTGTACTGAAGCCGGGGTCTGTCTGCGACACGAGCGACGAAGACTGGGCGGCGACCTTCGCGGTCAACTCCACCGGTGTCTTCACCGTGCTCCGCGAGATTTCCCGCCGGATGGTGCCCCGCCGGAGCGGTGTGCTGGTGACCGTCGGGTCGAACGCGGCGGGAGTCCCGCGCAGCGGAATGGCCGCTTATGCCGCGTCGAAGGCGGCCGCGACGATGCTGACCCGCTGTCTCGGGCTCGAACTCGCCGGCTCCGGCATCCGCTGCAACATCGTCTCTCCCGGCTCGACCGACACCGATATGCAACGTCTGCTGTGGACGGACGAGAACGGCGCGGACCTTGTCATCGCGGGAAAACCCGAGCAATACCGGGTCGGCATACCACTGGGCCGGATAGCCGAACCGGCCGATATCGCCGACGCCGTCCTGTTTTTGGCCTCCGACCGTGCGCGGCACATCACGATGCAGAACCTCTACGTCGACGGCGGGGCCACGCTCCGCGCGTGA